A genomic region of Limnohabitans curvus contains the following coding sequences:
- the cadR gene encoding Cd(II)/Pb(II)-responsive transcriptional regulator, producing MKIGELAKTTHTQVETIRYYEREGLLPETVRTEGNYRVYSPDHATRLSFIRHCRSLDMTLNEIRTLLTFKDAPQGDCAGVNELVDAHIAHVASRIKELKALERQLKELRQTCTESKETNQCGILAELSVPPRKSAALKSIAGHISGTHA from the coding sequence ATGAAGATCGGTGAATTAGCCAAAACCACTCATACGCAGGTGGAAACGATTCGATATTACGAGCGCGAAGGGTTGTTGCCTGAGACGGTTCGCACGGAGGGCAACTACCGAGTTTATAGCCCTGATCACGCCACACGGCTTTCGTTCATTCGCCACTGTCGAAGCCTAGATATGACGTTGAACGAAATTCGCACCTTATTGACGTTCAAGGATGCACCACAAGGAGACTGCGCGGGCGTCAATGAATTGGTAGACGCACACATAGCGCACGTTGCGTCAAGGATTAAAGAACTAAAAGCATTAGAGCGTCAACTTAAAGAGCTGAGACAAACTTGCACAGAATCCAAAGAGACAAATCAATGCGGCATTCTTGCTGAGCTGTCTGTGCCTCCACGCAAATCTGCTGCTCTCAAAAGCATTGCCGGACATATTTCTGGAACACACGCATAA
- a CDS encoding heavy metal translocating P-type ATPase: MSATEQVQPSKTQTSCGCGTACDTTPVTFEQTSPVISNLDGQRFRIANMDCASEESEIRHALTNVEGIQSLRFNLTARELTIAADEQVVIEAVNAIRKVGFKPEPLNSDNANDGNVVSHSFWASWGKLICALALSLAAEGLAFALPDYLPTKILGMALAAGAIALAGFSVYGKGVSALMQARLNMNALMTVAVTGAFLIGQWPEAAMVMALYAIAEAIEARAVDRARNAIKSLLALAPEQAEVLQADGQWLQCPVKTIEVGATVRVRPGERIALDGVVTSGISAVNQAPVTGESLPVDKAAGDEVYAGTINQSGALEIRVTALASDSTLTRIIHAVEQAQASRAPTQRFVDQFATIYTPAVFVLAVAVAVLMPWLMDWTWMQALYKALVLLVIACPCALVISTPVTVVSGLAAAARRGILIKGGVYLEEARSIKVVALDKTGTITQGKPKLVAFEPIDTSLDPAMIQCIAKSLAARSDHPVSKAIAEGLTADLKDVSDFQAVVGRGVQGVIDTHNYALANHRWIEERDQCSAELEARLKIHEEAGQTVTILTNANRVMALCAVADTIKPSSTQAVAELKAMGVTPVMLTGDNIATAHTVAAQAGIDEVRGNLLPEDKLEAIAELQKRFGVTAMTGDGINDAPALAKANIGFAMGGAGTHTAMEAADVVVMNDDLRRLPETIHLSKKTHAVLWQNITLALGIKAVFLALAIFGDASMWMAVFADMGASLLVVFNGLRLLKTPK, translated from the coding sequence ATGTCAGCCACTGAGCAAGTTCAGCCATCTAAAACTCAAACTTCCTGCGGATGCGGGACTGCTTGCGACACCACGCCTGTCACTTTTGAACAGACCAGTCCCGTTATTTCAAATCTTGATGGACAGAGGTTTCGCATTGCCAACATGGACTGCGCCTCAGAGGAATCAGAAATTCGCCATGCGCTGACAAATGTTGAAGGTATTCAAAGTCTGCGTTTCAATCTGACCGCTCGAGAGTTGACGATTGCGGCTGATGAACAGGTCGTTATAGAAGCGGTTAACGCCATTCGCAAGGTAGGCTTTAAGCCAGAGCCTTTAAATAGTGACAACGCAAATGATGGCAACGTTGTATCTCACAGCTTTTGGGCGTCATGGGGAAAATTGATTTGTGCATTGGCACTGTCTTTGGCCGCTGAGGGCCTGGCATTTGCCCTCCCTGATTACTTGCCAACAAAGATACTAGGCATGGCGCTTGCCGCTGGTGCAATCGCCTTGGCTGGGTTTTCTGTTTACGGCAAAGGTGTATCGGCTCTGATGCAGGCACGCTTGAACATGAACGCCCTGATGACGGTGGCTGTCACAGGTGCCTTCTTGATTGGGCAATGGCCTGAAGCCGCCATGGTGATGGCGCTGTATGCGATTGCAGAAGCCATTGAGGCCCGCGCAGTTGACCGTGCTCGTAATGCCATCAAAAGCCTTTTGGCACTTGCACCAGAGCAAGCCGAAGTTCTCCAAGCTGACGGTCAATGGCTGCAATGCCCCGTCAAAACCATTGAAGTAGGGGCGACTGTGCGTGTGCGTCCAGGTGAGCGCATTGCCCTTGATGGTGTTGTCACGTCGGGCATCAGTGCCGTCAATCAAGCCCCTGTCACTGGCGAAAGTCTTCCTGTTGATAAAGCAGCTGGTGATGAAGTCTATGCAGGCACCATCAATCAGTCGGGTGCGCTAGAAATTCGGGTCACTGCTTTGGCTTCGGACAGCACCTTAACTCGCATCATTCACGCCGTTGAGCAAGCTCAGGCTTCACGTGCGCCAACTCAACGGTTCGTCGATCAATTTGCGACCATTTACACCCCTGCGGTTTTTGTTTTAGCTGTTGCGGTTGCGGTGCTGATGCCTTGGCTCATGGATTGGACTTGGATGCAAGCACTCTACAAAGCCTTGGTACTTTTGGTCATTGCTTGCCCTTGTGCCTTGGTAATCTCCACGCCTGTCACTGTGGTCAGCGGTTTGGCAGCAGCGGCACGCCGTGGCATTTTGATTAAAGGCGGCGTTTATCTTGAAGAGGCCCGAAGCATCAAGGTGGTGGCATTAGACAAAACGGGAACGATCACACAAGGTAAACCCAAATTGGTAGCGTTTGAACCCATCGATACAAGCCTAGACCCCGCAATGATTCAATGCATCGCGAAAAGTCTTGCTGCTCGTTCAGATCATCCCGTGTCTAAAGCCATTGCCGAAGGTCTCACAGCAGATCTGAAAGACGTCAGCGATTTCCAAGCCGTTGTAGGACGAGGTGTTCAAGGTGTGATTGACACGCATAACTATGCGTTAGCCAATCACCGTTGGATTGAAGAGCGCGACCAATGCTCTGCTGAACTAGAAGCTCGCCTCAAAATTCATGAAGAAGCAGGACAAACCGTCACCATATTGACCAATGCCAATCGGGTGATGGCTTTGTGCGCTGTGGCTGACACGATTAAACCGTCATCTACACAAGCAGTGGCTGAGTTAAAAGCGATGGGCGTAACTCCCGTGATGTTGACTGGTGACAACATTGCCACGGCTCATACAGTAGCAGCCCAAGCAGGAATTGATGAGGTCAGAGGCAACCTTTTGCCAGAAGACAAACTAGAAGCGATTGCTGAGTTGCAGAAAAGATTTGGTGTCACTGCCATGACGGGTGACGGAATTAACGACGCACCAGCCTTGGCAAAAGCCAATATCGGTTTTGCGATGGGAGGCGCTGGCACACATACAGCGATGGAAGCGGCTGATGTGGTTGTGATGAACGATGACTTACGTCGCTTACCTGAGACCATTCACTTGTCTAAGAAAACACATGCCGTGCTTTGGCAAAACATCACATTGGCTCTAGGCATCAAGGCGGTGTTTTTGGCTCTGGCAATTTTTGGTGATGCATCCATGTGGATGGCAGTGTTTGCCGACATGGGGGCAAGTCTGTTGGTTGTCTTCAACGGTTTACGTTTGTTGAAAACCCCAAAGTGA
- a CDS encoding TolC family protein: MYRREKWNYKRQLCAVAAFSVCSVINVFAQNTNQPRQIQSVKDIFDATWLRQPEAQALESRQQALQAQKRAAAALTPEPAAVELNSKSDQWNRNLGAREEQIAIAVPMWLPGERSKSSALAEAQANALEYQIKANQLRVAGKIREDWWNLHRARIEQEVTADQLTNARRLADDVAKRVKAGDLAQSDQHQAEGAAAVAESAYAMAQANLELAIQIIQSSIGATSFSMLVTCPLWPYQSIGSSPRVQG, translated from the coding sequence ATGTATCGAAGAGAAAAATGGAATTACAAAAGGCAGCTGTGTGCAGTAGCAGCCTTTTCAGTATGCAGTGTCATTAATGTATTTGCGCAAAATACCAATCAGCCAAGGCAAATTCAAAGCGTCAAAGATATTTTTGATGCCACTTGGTTACGTCAACCTGAAGCGCAAGCTTTAGAGTCACGGCAGCAAGCCTTGCAAGCTCAAAAGCGAGCGGCGGCAGCATTAACGCCAGAACCCGCAGCGGTAGAGCTGAACTCAAAATCTGATCAGTGGAACAGAAATTTGGGGGCACGGGAGGAACAAATCGCAATCGCAGTTCCGATGTGGTTACCTGGCGAACGAAGCAAAAGCTCTGCGCTTGCAGAAGCTCAAGCCAACGCTTTAGAGTATCAAATCAAAGCCAATCAACTGCGTGTAGCTGGAAAAATTCGAGAAGATTGGTGGAATTTACACCGTGCTCGCATTGAGCAAGAAGTCACTGCGGATCAATTGACCAATGCGCGACGCTTGGCTGATGATGTCGCAAAACGTGTGAAAGCAGGTGATTTAGCTCAATCGGATCAACACCAAGCCGAAGGTGCCGCTGCAGTGGCTGAATCTGCGTATGCCATGGCTCAAGCCAATTTAGAACTTGCTATTCAAATCATCCAATCATCGATTGGGGCAACAAGTTTCTCAATGCTGGTGACCTGCCCCCTCTGGCCGTACCAATCAATCGGAAGTAGTCCAAGGGTTCAAGGTTAA
- the czcI gene encoding cation efflux protein, CzcI family, with protein MQRWIVILLLVFTPLQLSWAAVSGYCQHESNTSSQAQHPGHHEHEHKSGDSASDSKVPTSKMNNLDGTDTDCASCHAGCCAALIVQTEIPSSQVPQHMTATQTELFFRSAIERPERPQWNHLA; from the coding sequence ATGCAACGCTGGATAGTCATTCTTTTGCTGGTATTTACACCGCTGCAGCTCTCTTGGGCTGCAGTGAGTGGTTATTGCCAGCACGAAAGCAATACCAGCTCCCAAGCACAACATCCCGGTCATCACGAGCATGAGCACAAGTCTGGCGACTCCGCGTCCGATTCAAAAGTGCCCACCTCAAAGATGAACAATCTCGACGGTACTGATACAGATTGCGCCAGTTGCCACGCCGGTTGTTGTGCAGCACTGATTGTTCAAACTGAAATACCTTCATCCCAAGTGCCTCAGCACATGACGGCAACCCAAACCGAACTCTTCTTTCGTTCTGCTATCGAACGACCAGAACGACCTCAGTGGAACCACCTCGCCTGA
- a CDS encoding recombinase family protein — MASFKRCAVYCRVSSDERLDQSFNSIDAQRESGLSFVMSQRAEGWVAVQDTYEDPGYSGGNMERPGLKRLLADIKAGKVDMIVVYKIDRLSRSLADFAKMVEVFDKHQVSFSSVTQQINSATSTGRLMLNMLLSFAQFEREVTGERIRDKIAASKRKGIWMGGPVPLGYRVENRLLLVDPQEAATVKWIFDTYRRTHSTTLMVKDMKDQKILTKTGRHFCKQALYKVLHNRVYLGQLQHKGQFFAGAHEPLIDQAAWEYVQKLMTKDGEENTRSAWSQKAQAEFLLRGLIYSPEGDLYLPVATQKKSGKVYRYYVHNKKVNSGACHSDIPNQPADLVENAVTEQVLDFLRSGTMLNNYWHQIQALNPGIPEPQAVVLILQRTANIWDTFFDQIKRNIIRSLVERVTLEEDSIAINWRTEGWLPLLETMKPKTVGAERLEMEMLA, encoded by the coding sequence ATGGCGTCATTTAAACGATGTGCGGTGTACTGCCGCGTCTCCTCCGATGAACGGCTGGACCAGTCTTTCAACTCCATTGATGCGCAGCGCGAGTCAGGTCTGTCCTTTGTCATGAGCCAACGCGCTGAAGGCTGGGTTGCGGTTCAAGACACCTACGAAGATCCCGGTTACTCCGGTGGCAACATGGAGCGCCCCGGCTTGAAGCGCCTGCTGGCCGACATCAAGGCAGGCAAGGTGGACATGATCGTGGTCTACAAAATTGACCGACTGTCTCGCTCGCTTGCTGACTTTGCCAAGATGGTGGAGGTCTTTGACAAGCACCAGGTCAGCTTTAGCTCGGTCACTCAGCAGATCAACTCAGCCACCTCCACCGGTCGGCTAATGCTCAACATGCTGCTGTCATTTGCTCAGTTCGAACGTGAAGTGACCGGCGAGCGCATCCGCGACAAGATCGCCGCATCCAAGCGCAAAGGCATCTGGATGGGTGGGCCCGTGCCTCTGGGCTACCGGGTTGAAAACCGCTTATTGCTGGTCGATCCACAAGAAGCTGCGACGGTGAAGTGGATCTTTGACACGTACAGACGCACCCACTCCACAACACTGATGGTCAAAGACATGAAGGACCAAAAAATCTTGACCAAGACGGGACGCCATTTTTGCAAGCAGGCGCTCTACAAGGTCCTGCACAACCGGGTGTATCTGGGCCAACTGCAGCACAAGGGTCAATTCTTTGCGGGTGCACATGAACCTTTGATCGATCAAGCTGCTTGGGAGTATGTTCAAAAACTGATGACAAAAGACGGCGAAGAAAACACCAGGTCGGCTTGGTCGCAGAAGGCTCAAGCGGAATTCTTGCTACGAGGCCTGATCTACAGCCCAGAGGGAGATTTGTACCTACCTGTGGCAACACAGAAGAAATCGGGGAAGGTTTACCGTTACTACGTGCACAACAAAAAGGTGAATTCTGGTGCATGTCACAGCGACATTCCAAACCAACCCGCCGATTTGGTGGAGAACGCGGTGACCGAACAGGTTCTTGATTTTTTGCGATCGGGAACGATGCTCAACAACTATTGGCATCAGATCCAAGCACTCAACCCCGGTATTCCAGAGCCTCAAGCTGTGGTGCTTATCTTGCAGCGAACTGCCAATATCTGGGATACCTTCTTTGATCAAATCAAACGCAACATCATTCGCAGCCTAGTTGAGCGGGTTACCTTGGAAGAAGATTCGATTGCGATCAACTGGCGCACCGAAGGATGGTTGCCATTGCTCGAGACGATGAAACCCAAAACGGTGGGTGCTGAGCGACTGGAAATGGAGATGTTGGCATGA
- a CDS encoding IS3 family transposase (programmed frameshift), translated as MKTTRFTDEQIIGFLKQAEAGMSIKDICRSGGFSQPTFYKWRSRFGGMEASDAAKLRDLEAENNKLKKLLAEAHLDIHALKSVFGVKPLAPQVKREAITQMIQTHLLSERHACCLVGLSRDSFRHPPKRDALTQALGERIVDIAHVRRRFGYRRIHDLLRPEFPGVNHKRIYRLYKDANLAVRRRKKAKRPPCERVPLQLAQKVNDVWSMDFVSDSLSNGRRIKCLTVADDFSHECVDIAVDYGISGQYVTRLLDQAATFRGYPLAVRTDNGPEFTSRAFMAWATAHGVRHILTQPGRPMQNGYIESFNGKFRDECLNEQWFLSLPQARQCIADWRQDYNEVRPHSSLGRIPPAQFAQQQRIQTNAAANLNPQVLD; from the exons ATGAAGACCACACGATTTACCGACGAGCAGATCATCGGATTCCTCAAGCAAGCTGAAGCAGGCATGTCCATCAAGGACATTTGCCGCTCTGGCGGCTTTAGCCAGCCGACCTTTTACAAGTGGCGCTCGCGCTTTGGCGGCATGGAAGCCTCCGATGCGGCCAAGCTGCGCGACCTGGAAGCTGAGAACAACAAGCTCAAGAAACTGCTGGCCGAAGCGCACCTGGACATCCATGCGCTCAAAAGCGTCTTCGGCGTAAAGC CGCTAGCCCCGCAGGTCAAACGCGAGGCCATCACCCAGATGATCCAGACCCATCTTCTGTCTGAGCGCCACGCGTGCTGCCTTGTGGGGCTAAGCCGAGACAGTTTTCGCCACCCGCCTAAGCGTGATGCGCTCACGCAGGCGCTGGGCGAACGTATCGTGGACATTGCCCACGTACGCCGAAGATTTGGCTACCGCCGCATCCACGATCTGCTGCGCCCGGAGTTTCCGGGCGTCAACCACAAGCGGATCTACCGCTTGTACAAAGATGCCAACTTGGCCGTAAGAAGGCGCAAGAAGGCCAAGCGCCCACCGTGTGAGCGGGTGCCCTTGCAACTGGCGCAAAAGGTCAACGATGTTTGGAGCATGGATTTCGTCTCGGACAGCTTGTCCAATGGCAGGCGCATCAAGTGCCTGACTGTGGCCGATGACTTCAGCCACGAGTGCGTGGACATTGCCGTGGACTACGGGATCTCGGGGCAATACGTGACACGCTTGCTCGACCAAGCGGCCACCTTCAGAGGCTACCCACTGGCCGTGAGAACGGACAACGGTCCAGAGTTCACAAGCCGGGCCTTTATGGCTTGGGCCACAGCACATGGCGTGCGGCACATCTTGACCCAGCCGGGCAGGCCGATGCAAAACGGCTACATCGAGAGTTTCAACGGCAAGTTTCGAGATGAATGCTTGAACGAGCAGTGGTTCTTGAGCTTGCCCCAAGCCAGGCAGTGCATTGCCGATTGGCGCCAGGACTACAACGAAGTCAGGCCCCACAGCAGCCTGGGCCGGATTCCACCGGCTCAGTTCGCGCAGCAGCAAAGGATTCAAACCAATGCCGCTGCAAATCTCAACCCTCAAGTTTTGGATTAA
- a CDS encoding HipA domain-containing protein encodes MIRLRVWANAQPMGWFGHEAAQYFFQYDEQWIKDEAAFPLAPQFELRLEPHRGDAIKTFFANLLPEGTPLDEVLNQIQLRDANTFEIIGEMGADLPGVLSVLPEGKEPDTQQKYSELSKEELSQRVQARAQKKPLLTSNEQTRMSLAGAQDKVGLRYDGKRDRLYDSVGGSPTTHIAKPDSRLEKYQPSAINEYLCMKLAHEMRLSVPRVDLIQVPETLYVVERYDRAVVKGEIVCLHQIDACQLLGVGADWKYERQGGLVSLKKIVDAFRGLMLSGKDLLSVQRWVMFNYLIGNSDAHAKNISLMVNSQGYELAPFYDLLCVQAYGDNDLALFIGDESTYDAVGSHSWEAFCEDCGFGFKPTMRQFRKMAEDIGKSWDKTVATAISQHQINESEKALVERIGAVIDANSKAALSMTAA; translated from the coding sequence ATGATTCGCTTACGTGTATGGGCGAATGCTCAGCCAATGGGGTGGTTTGGTCATGAAGCCGCACAGTATTTTTTCCAGTACGACGAACAATGGATTAAGGATGAGGCCGCATTTCCATTGGCGCCTCAATTTGAATTGCGATTGGAGCCCCACAGAGGGGATGCCATAAAAACGTTCTTTGCCAATTTATTGCCCGAGGGAACGCCGCTTGATGAAGTCCTGAATCAAATCCAGCTTCGCGATGCCAATACCTTTGAAATTATTGGAGAAATGGGTGCTGATCTACCAGGCGTGTTGTCTGTCCTGCCAGAGGGTAAGGAGCCAGACACTCAGCAAAAATACAGTGAGCTGTCCAAAGAAGAATTAAGTCAACGAGTCCAAGCGCGTGCCCAAAAGAAACCGCTGTTGACTTCCAATGAACAAACTCGCATGTCACTGGCTGGTGCGCAAGACAAAGTCGGGTTGCGGTACGACGGCAAGCGAGATCGCCTTTACGACAGTGTTGGGGGCTCGCCCACAACACACATCGCAAAACCAGACTCGAGGTTAGAGAAGTATCAACCTAGTGCAATCAACGAGTACCTCTGCATGAAGTTGGCTCATGAAATGAGACTTTCGGTGCCGCGCGTTGATTTGATACAGGTGCCTGAGACACTTTATGTTGTGGAGCGATATGACCGCGCTGTTGTCAAAGGAGAGATCGTTTGCTTGCATCAAATTGATGCATGCCAGCTTTTAGGTGTGGGCGCTGATTGGAAATACGAGAGACAAGGTGGCTTGGTTAGTCTCAAAAAAATCGTGGATGCGTTTCGCGGCTTGATGCTTTCAGGTAAAGACTTGTTGTCAGTCCAGAGATGGGTCATGTTCAATTACTTGATTGGCAACAGTGATGCGCACGCCAAAAACATTTCATTGATGGTCAATAGCCAAGGCTATGAACTGGCGCCTTTTTATGACCTTCTGTGCGTGCAAGCCTATGGTGACAACGATTTGGCTCTGTTCATCGGGGATGAGAGTACCTACGATGCTGTTGGCTCTCACTCGTGGGAGGCTTTTTGTGAGGACTGTGGATTCGGTTTCAAACCGACGATGCGGCAGTTTAGAAAAATGGCCGAAGATATCGGAAAGTCTTGGGATAAAACTGTAGCCACTGCTATCAGTCAACATCAAATTAACGAATCGGAGAAGGCGCTTGTTGAGCGAATAGGTGCTGTTATTGATGCAAACAGCAAAGCTGCTCTTTCGATGACCGCAGCTTAA
- a CDS encoding helix-turn-helix domain-containing protein, whose product MRIEESQLSRLAKALESERKRQKLSREEAASVCGVSASFIRDVEANPENCSLGKLVKLISGLGLSLNVAGLPQIEELEKERLQKAQKLGLHIETNPKTRAGLGLHMIHPSKRSDFGVSDDQVVNPRGLRQALGLGIASLGKGGGKS is encoded by the coding sequence ATGAGAATAGAAGAATCCCAACTCAGTAGGTTAGCCAAGGCTTTGGAGTCTGAGCGCAAACGTCAAAAGCTTTCTCGAGAGGAGGCTGCGTCAGTTTGCGGCGTCAGTGCTTCGTTCATTCGTGATGTTGAGGCGAATCCAGAAAACTGCAGTCTTGGAAAACTCGTAAAACTTATCAGTGGACTGGGGCTCAGTCTGAATGTCGCTGGGTTGCCTCAAATCGAAGAGCTAGAGAAGGAACGATTGCAGAAAGCTCAGAAGTTGGGTTTACATATTGAAACGAATCCCAAAACTCGCGCGGGGTTAGGTCTGCATATGATTCATCCGAGTAAGCGATCTGATTTTGGTGTGTCTGATGATCAAGTCGTAAACCCCAGAGGCCTTCGACAAGCGCTAGGCTTAGGCATTGCTTCTTTGGGTAAGGGTGGTGGTAAATCATGA
- a CDS encoding TMEM165/GDT1 family protein — protein sequence MRRGHLSLIQPWSFYGIPSRLYWCCDKTQIATVAMAAHYSTPLLVVIVTTLGMLIADVPAVFVGDKLADRIPMRLVHSIAAGVFAVLGIATLLGAGSGFGF from the coding sequence ATGCGTCGTGGTCATTTGTCTTTGATCCAGCCTTGGAGCTTTTATGGAATCCCTTCTCGTCTCTACTGGTGTTGTGACAAAACTCAAATCGCAACAGTGGCAATGGCAGCGCACTATTCAACACCTCTGTTGGTTGTAATTGTAACTACGCTTGGTATGTTGATTGCGGATGTACCTGCTGTCTTCGTGGGCGATAAGCTCGCTGACAGAATTCCAATGCGACTTGTTCACTCCATTGCTGCTGGTGTTTTCGCTGTGTTGGGTATCGCTACATTGCTAGGTGCTGGCTCAGGTTTTGGGTTCTAA
- a CDS encoding DUF2924 domain-containing protein, with protein sequence MKPRSITPREQRSIDQLNAIQSEVTALHEMKMPELWKLWDHHFPRRPIHPNRKFMTSRLAYRLQELTFGSLPQSTRDMLANYGQQFSSIKSKTPAKAVAMPGAMLVREFDGKEYRVQVLADGRYEYNGQIYRSLSAIAKTITGTQWSGPAFFGLKSKGLYDHGVI encoded by the coding sequence ATGAAGCCACGATCCATCACCCCGCGCGAGCAGCGCAGCATCGACCAACTCAACGCCATTCAAAGCGAGGTCACAGCCTTGCATGAGATGAAGATGCCTGAGCTTTGGAAACTGTGGGATCACCATTTCCCGCGCAGGCCAATTCACCCCAATCGCAAATTCATGACATCACGGCTGGCATACCGGTTGCAGGAGTTGACCTTCGGTAGCCTGCCTCAGTCCACCCGTGATATGTTGGCCAACTACGGTCAACAGTTCTCATCGATCAAGAGCAAAACCCCAGCCAAAGCCGTGGCCATGCCCGGTGCCATGCTGGTGCGCGAGTTTGATGGCAAAGAGTACCGGGTGCAGGTACTGGCCGATGGCCGCTATGAGTACAACGGCCAGATTTATCGCAGCCTGTCTGCCATTGCCAAAACCATCACCGGAACCCAGTGGTCCGGCCCGGCCTTTTTTGGCCTCAAATCCAAGGGGCTGTATGACCATGGCGTCATTTAA